A stretch of the Arachis stenosperma cultivar V10309 chromosome 6, arast.V10309.gnm1.PFL2, whole genome shotgun sequence genome encodes the following:
- the LOC130936378 gene encoding putative pentatricopeptide repeat-containing protein At5g40405: MSPNLHTATTINLTILKSLLHRSISLNHFNQILSQSILTGHIHNTLFSTKLFTFSLPSFPFHHSLRIFTHFLQNPNPFASNSLMRAHVDRNQPHHAISLYNSLCRTSAVFDNYTHPILLRACASRTSELEGRQVHSHVLKMGFGSDLYVNNTLINLYAVCGNMESTRKVFDESPVLDKVSWNTVLAGYVQLGDVEEAERVYAMMPVRNTIASNSMIVLFGKSGCVEKARQLFDEIEEKDMISWTALVSCYEQNGIFEEALGLFVEMNAHGVVVDEVAVISAVSACAHLMIDRTGKVIHGLATKVGIEGYVNLKNALINFYSSCGEILNARKVFDGGLLADQISWNSMISGYLRCGSVDDAEMLFGSMPEKDVVSWSAMISGYAQHERFSEALALFQEMQVHGIRPDETVLVSVVSACTRLAALDLGKWIHAYISKNRLKVNFILGTTLIDMYMKCGCVENALEVFHGLEEKGVSTWNALILGLAMNGLVQKSLSMFEMMKKSGTCPNEITFVGVLGACRHMGLVDEGRRYFNSMIEEHKIEPNVKHYGCIVDLLGRSGLLKEAEEVIESMPMAPDVATWGALLGACRKHNNNEMGERVGRKLIQLHPDHDGLHVLLSSIYASKGNWGNVLEIRDSMAQHGVVKIPGCSMLEANGIVHEFFAGDKTHPKINDIEHMLYVVAAKLKIEGYTPSTNEVSLDIDEEEKETALFSHSEKLAVAFGLITIPPPTPIRIMKNLRICSDFHTVVKLVSKAFNREIVVRDRHRFHHFKHGSCSCMDFW, translated from the coding sequence ATGAGTCCCAATCTCCACACCGCCACCACCATCAACCTCACCATCTTAAAATCCCTCTTACACCGTTCAATTTCTCTAAACCACTTCAACCAGATCCTCTCCCAATCCATTCTCACTGGCCACATCCACAACACACTCTTCTCCACCAAACTCTTCACCTTCTCCCTCCCCTCCTTCCCCTTCCACCACTCTCTCCGCATTTTCACCCACTTCCTCCAAAACCCTAACCCCTTTGCCTCTAACTCCCTCATGCGTGCTCATGTCGATCGCAACCAACCCCACCATGCCATTTCCCTCTACAACTCCCTTTGCAGAACAAGTGCTGTTTTTGATAACTACACACACCCCATCCTCCTTCGTGCATGCGCGTCACGTACCTCTGAGCTCGAGGGGAGGCAAGTGCATTCCCATGTTCTCAAGATGGGTTTTGGTTCTGATCTTTATGTCAACAATACCTTGATTAATTTGTATGCTGTTTGCGGGAACATGGAGAGCACTCGCAAGGTGTTCGATGAAAGTCCCGTGTTGGATAAGGTTTCGTGGAACACGGTTTTGGCTGGGTATGTTCAATTGGGTGATGTGGAGGAAGCAGAGAGGGTTTATGCTATGATGCCAGTGAGGAACACGATTGCTTCGAATTCAATGATTGTGCTGTTTGGGAAGAGTGGTTGTGTTGAGAAGGCACGCCAACTGTTTGATGAGATTGAGGAAAAGGATATGATCTCGTGGACTGCGCTGGTTTCATGTTATGAGCAGAATGGGATCTTTGAGGAGGCCTTGGGTTTGTTTGTTGAGATGAATGCTCATGGGGTGGTGGTGGATGAGGTGGCCGTGATTAGTGCTGTGTCTGCTTGTGCACATTTGATGATAGATAGGACTGGGAAGGTGATACATGGCTTGGCTACAAAGGTAGGGATTGAAGGTTATGTTAACTTGAAGAATGCATTGATCAATTTTTACTCGAGTTGTGGGGAAATATTGAATGCTCGGAAGGTTTTTGATGGTGGTTTGCTCGCGGATCAGATATCTTGGAACTCAATGATTTCTGGGTACTTGAGATGTGGCTCGGTTGACGATGCTGAGATGCTGTTTGGTTCTATGCCTGAGAAGGATGTTGTGTCTTGGAGTGCTATGATATCTGGTTATGCGCAACATGAACGATTCTCGGAAGCCTTGGCTTTGTTTCAGGAAATGCAGGTTCATGGAATTAGGCCTGATGAGACTGTTTTAGTGAGTGTTGTCTCGGCATGTACCCGTCTTGCTGCTTTGGATTTGGGCAAATGGATTCATGCTTATATAAGTAAAAATAGATTGAAAGTTAATTTCATCTTGGGCACAACACTTATAGATATGTACATGAAATGTGGTTGTGTGGAGAATGCATTGGAGGTTTTCCATGGATTGGAGGAAAAGGGGGTTTCTACATGGAATGCGCTCATTCTTGGGTTGGCAATGAATGGTTTAGTACAAAAGTCACTTAGCATGTTTGAGATGATGAAAAAATCAGGAACTTGTCCTAATGAAATTACATTTGTGGGAGTTCTTGGGGCTTGTCGGCATATGGGACTAGTAGACGAGGGGCGCCGCTACTTTAATTCCATGATTGAAGAACACAAGATAGAGCCGAATGTAAAGCATTATGGATGCATTGTTGACCTGTTGGGGCGTTCAGGTTTGCTTAAGGAAGCAGAGGAAGTGATCGAGAGTATGCCAATGGCACCGGATGTTGCTACATGGGGTGCTTTGCTTGGTGCTTGTAGGAAGCACAACAACAATGAAATGGGAGAGAGGGTTGGAAGAAAACTCATTCAGCTTCACCCTGATCATGATGGTTTACATGTGTTATTGTCAAGTATATACGCTTCGAAAGGGAATTGGGGCAATGTTCTTGAAATTAGGGATAGTATGGCACAACACGGGGTGGTGAAGATACCTGGTTGTAGCATGCTTGAAGCAAATGGGATAGTTCATGAATTTTTTGCAGGGGATAAGACACACCCAAAAATCAATGATATTGAACATATGTTATACGTAGTGGCTGCAAAATTGAAGATCGAAGGATATACACCAAGCACAAATGAGGTTTCACTTGATattgatgaagaagagaaggaaacTGCACTTTTCAGCCATAGTGAGAAACTTGCGGTGGCGTTCGGACTGATCACTATTCCTCCGCCAACTCCTATCAGAATAATGAAGAATCTGCGAATATGTAGTGATTTCCACACCGTGGTGAAACTAGTCTCAAAAGCATTCAATCGCGAAATTGTGGTGAGGGATCGTCATCGCTTCCACCACTTTAAACATGGATCTTGTTCCTGCATGGACTTTTGGTAG
- the LOC130932950 gene encoding uncharacterized protein LOC130932950 isoform X1 — MCVPENDVVVIGYGMTTVDFLATVDSFPKPDDKVRTTSFKVQGGGNAGNALTCAARLGLKPKLISKVGDDSQGHAILNELQRDAVDTSFVLVSKGGSSAFSYVLIDSQTKTRTSIYTPAHPPMMPDDQSQSTLLSAFNEARLVYFDGLTTDTALFIAQEAARNKIPILVEAESPKEGLDELLKLADFAVCSARFPKAWTHASSIPSALVSMLLRLPNIKFAIVTLGEDGCLMLERNANEDADTEEKDIDCFFESLYERKDDSLAVPTCISSGVKKFRANGRGTVCGRFFLGTAERIPDGELIDTTGAGDAFIGAILYAICTNMEPEKMLPFAAQVAAAKCRALGARTGLPYLTDPRLAAYLC; from the exons ATGTGCGTTCCTGAAAACGACGTCGTTGTGATCGGTTACGGAATGACTACAGTTGACTTCTTGGCCACCGTTGACTCTTTTCCGAAGCCCGACGACAAGGTCCGCACCACCTCCTTCAAG gtTCAAGGAGGTGGCAATGCCGGCAACGCCTTAACCTGCGCCGCAAGACTCGGCTTGAAGCCTAAGCTCATCTCCAAGGTCGGCGACGATTCCCAAGGCCACGCTATTCTCAACGAGCTTCAGCGCGACGCCGTCGACACCTCCTTTGTCCTG GTATCAAAGGGTGGTAGTTCCGCGTTTTCGTATGTTCTAATCGACAGCCAGAC AAAAACTCGGACTAGTATTTACACCCCTGCACATCCTCCCATGATGCCAGATGATCAATCCCAATCAACCTTATTATCTGCATTTAATGAAGCAAGATTAGTGTATTTTGATGGACTGACTACCGATACTGCTCTATTCATTGCACAAGAG GCCGCCCGAAATAAGATACCGATTTTAGTTGAGGCCGAATCACCTAAGGAAGGGTTGGATGAGCTTCTGAAACTTGCTGACTTTGCTGTATGCTCTGCAAGGTTTCCTAAG GCTTGGACACATGCATCATCTATCCCAAGTGCACTGGTTTCCATGCTTTTAAGATTGCCAAATATCAAATTTGCGATTGTGACTTTGGGTGAAGATGGATGTCTAATGTTGGAAAGAAATGCAAACG AGGATGCTGATACAGAAGAAAAGGATATAGATTGTTTCTTTGAATCCTTATATGAAAGGAAGGATGATAGCTTGGCTGTCCCAACCTGTATATCGTCG GGGGTGAAAAAATTTAGAGCAAACGGAAGAGGGACAGTTTGTGGAAGATTCTTTCTTGGAACAGCAGAGAGGATACCGGATGGTGAGCTGATCGATACAACTGGTGCTGGAGATGCATTTATTGGTGCTATTCTTTATG CAATCTGCACAAACATGGAACCAGAGAAAATGTTACCATTTGCTGCTCAAGTG GCAGCTGCCAAGTGTAGGGCTTTGGGAGCTAGAACTGGTCTTCCATATCTGACAGATCCACGCCTAGCAGCCTATTTATGCTAG
- the LOC130932950 gene encoding uncharacterized protein LOC130932950 isoform X2, with amino-acid sequence MCVPENDVVVIGYGMTTVDFLATVDSFPKPDDKVRTTSFKVQGGGNAGNALTCAARLGLKPKLISKVGDDSQGHAILNELQRDAVDTSFVLVSKGGSSAFSYVLIDSQTKTRTSIYTPAHPPMMPDDQSQSTLLSAFNEARLVYFDGLTTDTALFIAQEAARNKIPILVEAESPKEGLDELLKLADFAVCSARFPKGVKKFRANGRGTVCGRFFLGTAERIPDGELIDTTGAGDAFIGAILYAICTNMEPEKMLPFAAQVAAAKCRALGARTGLPYLTDPRLAAYLC; translated from the exons ATGTGCGTTCCTGAAAACGACGTCGTTGTGATCGGTTACGGAATGACTACAGTTGACTTCTTGGCCACCGTTGACTCTTTTCCGAAGCCCGACGACAAGGTCCGCACCACCTCCTTCAAG gtTCAAGGAGGTGGCAATGCCGGCAACGCCTTAACCTGCGCCGCAAGACTCGGCTTGAAGCCTAAGCTCATCTCCAAGGTCGGCGACGATTCCCAAGGCCACGCTATTCTCAACGAGCTTCAGCGCGACGCCGTCGACACCTCCTTTGTCCTG GTATCAAAGGGTGGTAGTTCCGCGTTTTCGTATGTTCTAATCGACAGCCAGAC AAAAACTCGGACTAGTATTTACACCCCTGCACATCCTCCCATGATGCCAGATGATCAATCCCAATCAACCTTATTATCTGCATTTAATGAAGCAAGATTAGTGTATTTTGATGGACTGACTACCGATACTGCTCTATTCATTGCACAAGAG GCCGCCCGAAATAAGATACCGATTTTAGTTGAGGCCGAATCACCTAAGGAAGGGTTGGATGAGCTTCTGAAACTTGCTGACTTTGCTGTATGCTCTGCAAGGTTTCCTAAG GGGGTGAAAAAATTTAGAGCAAACGGAAGAGGGACAGTTTGTGGAAGATTCTTTCTTGGAACAGCAGAGAGGATACCGGATGGTGAGCTGATCGATACAACTGGTGCTGGAGATGCATTTATTGGTGCTATTCTTTATG CAATCTGCACAAACATGGAACCAGAGAAAATGTTACCATTTGCTGCTCAAGTG GCAGCTGCCAAGTGTAGGGCTTTGGGAGCTAGAACTGGTCTTCCATATCTGACAGATCCACGCCTAGCAGCCTATTTATGCTAG